Proteins from a single region of Flavobacterium sp. K5-23:
- a CDS encoding TonB-dependent receptor: MRVYLLFMSLFFCSITFAQSSISGVVTDAGNQPIFGANIKISGDNAGAVTNADGQFTLSSSKKLPWTITISSVGYESKKLTVTSNNQKVSVLLEDEETKLDEIVVSASRTPERVFESPVTIERMGIADIKKTASASYYDGLENLKEVQMNTSSLSFKSINTRGFATVANTRFMQLVDGMDNSSPLLNFVLGNMIGISEIDVQSVELLPGASSALYGANAFNGILFMNSKSPFTSQGITAYAKFGQTSQKAAGNNEYVDYGIRMAHAFSPKLAAKANFTYMKGTDWYATNYDDKTVAGRTRGHHNYDGINTYGDEVTTNIYNVGQKLVAGGLLPSGLANLLPKENVSRTGYNETDLTDNKASNTKIDFSVHYKPFANDVEVIWQSKFGYGNAVYQGANRYYLNNFFMQQHKLEIKGKNFFVRGYTTTEDGGKSYDMLFTGININRQWKDDNTWFGQYAGAYSQAFAGLFGSTYAGNAAASHAFARGAAQTGRLVPGTTAFNNAFNKVTNEASVLKGSKLVDNSKIYHSDANYNFKDLIEFAEIQVGGSYRAYELNSHGRIYTDANGPILYNDYGAYTQVSKKFMDDRLKFTGSIRYDKSQNFDGNYSPRVSFVYTGGGDKKHNFRTSFQTGFRNPTTQDQYIGFDVGNAILLGSAPDNLTRFSETRPIFTAAGQFLAGGNSVVINGLNAYNNSYTASSVGAFSALAGTNIIAASALLRKTNVSFVKPERVKAFEAGYRSVVEGFTIDINGYYNIYNDFIGNLNVVAPLYGKAVDSPNPLLGNADPGAQTLHALGNDNFRVFQLYTNTKVEINSFGFGLGLSKKLFGDFEAGLNYNLAQFDFDQAQDPSFEPGFNTPKHRVKVSFGNEKLFENFGFNVSGRWNDEYLWQSTMVDGVIPSATVVDAQINYNFPKLKSTLKVGASNIGGKEYMQVLGAGLIGQQYFASWTINP; the protein is encoded by the coding sequence ATGAGAGTGTATTTACTATTTATGTCATTGTTTTTTTGCAGCATTACTTTTGCTCAAAGTTCAATTTCGGGTGTTGTCACAGATGCTGGCAATCAACCAATTTTTGGCGCCAACATCAAAATTTCTGGTGATAATGCTGGTGCAGTTACTAATGCTGATGGACAATTTACTTTAAGTTCGTCTAAAAAACTTCCTTGGACAATTACTATTTCAAGTGTGGGGTACGAGTCTAAAAAATTGACCGTTACTTCAAACAACCAAAAAGTATCAGTACTACTTGAGGACGAAGAAACTAAATTAGATGAGATTGTAGTTTCTGCGTCAAGAACTCCAGAGCGTGTTTTTGAATCTCCGGTTACCATTGAAAGAATGGGAATTGCTGATATTAAGAAAACAGCTTCTGCTTCTTATTATGATGGTTTGGAAAACTTAAAAGAGGTTCAGATGAACACGAGTAGTTTGTCTTTTAAATCGATCAACACACGTGGTTTTGCTACAGTGGCTAATACTCGTTTTATGCAGTTAGTGGATGGAATGGATAACTCTTCTCCTTTGTTGAACTTTGTTCTTGGGAATATGATTGGTATTTCTGAAATTGATGTTCAAAGTGTGGAATTGTTACCTGGAGCATCTTCTGCTTTGTATGGTGCAAATGCATTCAACGGAATTTTATTTATGAACAGTAAAAGTCCTTTTACAAGTCAAGGAATTACAGCTTACGCTAAATTTGGACAAACAAGCCAAAAAGCAGCGGGTAATAATGAGTATGTAGATTACGGAATTAGAATGGCGCATGCCTTTAGTCCAAAGTTAGCTGCAAAAGCAAATTTCACCTATATGAAAGGTACGGACTGGTACGCTACAAATTATGATGATAAAACGGTTGCTGGTAGAACAAGAGGGCATCATAATTATGATGGTATCAATACTTACGGGGATGAGGTAACTACAAATATTTATAACGTAGGACAGAAATTGGTTGCTGGTGGTCTATTGCCTTCAGGTCTTGCAAACTTGTTGCCAAAAGAAAATGTATCTAGAACAGGATATAATGAAACTGATTTAACGGATAATAAAGCAAGTAATACTAAAATTGATTTCTCTGTGCATTACAAGCCTTTCGCAAACGATGTGGAAGTGATTTGGCAAAGTAAATTTGGATACGGTAATGCTGTTTATCAAGGAGCGAATAGATATTATTTGAATAACTTCTTTATGCAACAACATAAGTTAGAGATAAAAGGTAAAAACTTTTTCGTAAGAGGATACACTACAACTGAAGATGGTGGAAAATCATACGATATGTTGTTTACTGGTATTAATATAAATAGACAGTGGAAAGATGATAATACATGGTTTGGTCAGTATGCGGGTGCATATTCTCAAGCTTTTGCAGGTTTATTTGGTTCGACTTACGCTGGTAATGCGGCCGCTTCTCATGCGTTTGCGCGTGGTGCTGCTCAAACAGGTAGATTAGTTCCTGGTACAACAGCATTTAACAATGCTTTTAATAAAGTAACTAATGAGGCTAGTGTTTTAAAAGGGTCTAAATTAGTTGATAATTCTAAAATTTATCATTCTGATGCTAACTACAACTTTAAAGACCTTATTGAGTTTGCTGAAATTCAAGTTGGGGGTTCTTACAGAGCTTATGAATTAAATTCTCATGGTAGAATTTATACTGATGCAAATGGACCGATTCTTTACAATGATTATGGTGCATATACACAAGTATCTAAAAAATTCATGGATGATCGTTTGAAATTCACGGGATCTATTCGTTATGACAAATCTCAAAATTTTGACGGGAACTATTCTCCAAGAGTTTCGTTTGTTTACACAGGTGGTGGTGATAAAAAACATAATTTCAGAACATCGTTTCAAACAGGTTTCAGAAATCCAACAACTCAAGATCAATACATCGGTTTTGATGTAGGTAACGCTATATTACTTGGTTCAGCTCCTGATAACTTAACTAGATTTAGTGAAACGAGACCTATTTTTACTGCTGCTGGACAGTTTTTGGCTGGAGGGAATAGTGTTGTGATTAATGGATTAAATGCTTATAATAACTCTTATACGGCTTCTTCTGTGGGTGCTTTTAGTGCTTTGGCAGGGACAAATATAATTGCCGCTTCTGCTTTATTAAGAAAAACAAATGTTTCTTTCGTTAAGCCTGAGCGTGTAAAAGCATTTGAAGCGGGATACAGATCTGTTGTAGAAGGATTTACAATAGATATCAATGGATATTATAACATTTATAATGACTTTATTGGAAACCTAAACGTAGTTGCTCCTCTATATGGTAAAGCAGTAGATTCTCCAAACCCTCTTCTAGGTAATGCGGATCCAGGTGCTCAAACCTTACACGCGCTTGGTAATGATAACTTTAGAGTGTTCCAGTTGTATACCAATACTAAAGTTGAAATTAATTCATTTGGTTTTGGTTTAGGATTGTCTAAAAAATTATTTGGAGATTTCGAGGCTGGATTGAACTATAACTTAGCTCAGTTTGATTTTGATCAAGCGCAAGATCCTAGTTTTGAGCCTGGATTCAATACGCCTAAGCATAGAGTTAAAGTGTCTTTCGGTAACGAAAAATTATTTGAGAACTTTGGATTTAATGTAAGTGGAAGATGGAATGATGAATATTTATGGCAATCTACAATGGTTGATGGAGTTATTCCTTCTGCTACAGTTGTTGATGCTCAAATCAATTATAATTTCCCTAAGTTGAAATCAACTCTTAAAGTAGGGGCTTCAAACATTGGTGGAAAAGAATACATGCAAGTATTGGGTGCTGGATTAATTGGGCAACAATATTTCGCTTCTTGGACTATCAATCCATAA
- the atpD gene encoding F0F1 ATP synthase subunit beta gives MSKVIGKVAQIIGPVVDVVFNGKDVELPKIYDSLEITKKDGTLLVLEVQSHIGENTVRTISMDSTDGLSRGYEVVGTGNPIQMPIGADVYGRLFNVIGDAIDGLPELPKTGENGMSIHRQAPRFEDLSTSSEVLFTGIKVIDLIEPYSKGGKIGLFGGAGVGKTVLIQELINNIAKGHGGLSVFAGVGERTREGNDLLREMLESGIIKYGDEFMHSMENGGWDLSKVDLPGMRESKATFVFGQMNEPPGARARVALSGLSIAEYFRDGAGTDQGKDVLFFVDNIFRFTQAGSEVSALLGRMPSAVGYQPTLATEMGAMQERITSTNKGSITSVQAVYVPADDLTDPAPATTFAHLDATTVLSRKIAELGIYPAVDPLDSTSRILTPQILGNEHYDCAQRVKEILQKYKQLQDIIAILGMEELSEEDKLSVSRARRVQRFLSQPFHVAEQFTGLKGVLVDIKDTIKGFNMIIDGELDHLPESAFNLKGTIEEAIEAGEKMLAEV, from the coding sequence ATGTCAAAAGTAATAGGAAAAGTTGCGCAAATCATTGGTCCAGTAGTTGATGTAGTTTTCAACGGTAAAGATGTTGAACTTCCAAAAATTTATGATTCGTTAGAAATCACTAAAAAAGATGGTACTTTATTAGTACTAGAAGTACAATCTCACATTGGTGAAAACACCGTTCGTACCATTTCGATGGACTCAACAGATGGTTTGAGTAGAGGTTATGAAGTAGTTGGGACAGGGAATCCAATTCAAATGCCAATTGGTGCAGATGTTTACGGACGTTTGTTCAACGTAATTGGTGATGCAATTGATGGTTTACCTGAATTGCCAAAAACAGGAGAAAACGGAATGTCAATTCACCGTCAAGCTCCAAGATTCGAAGATCTATCTACTTCTTCTGAAGTTTTATTCACAGGTATTAAAGTAATCGATTTAATTGAGCCTTACTCAAAAGGGGGTAAAATTGGATTGTTTGGTGGTGCTGGTGTTGGTAAAACTGTATTGATTCAGGAGTTGATTAATAATATTGCAAAAGGTCACGGTGGACTTTCAGTATTCGCAGGAGTAGGGGAAAGAACACGTGAAGGGAATGACTTACTTCGTGAGATGTTAGAGTCAGGAATTATAAAATACGGGGATGAATTCATGCACTCTATGGAAAATGGAGGATGGGATTTATCTAAAGTAGATTTACCAGGAATGAGAGAGTCTAAAGCTACTTTCGTTTTCGGACAAATGAATGAGCCACCTGGAGCTCGTGCTCGTGTAGCACTTTCAGGATTATCTATCGCTGAATATTTCCGTGATGGAGCAGGAACTGACCAAGGTAAAGATGTATTATTCTTCGTTGATAATATCTTCCGTTTTACACAAGCAGGTTCTGAGGTATCGGCACTTTTAGGTCGTATGCCATCTGCGGTAGGATACCAACCAACATTAGCTACCGAAATGGGAGCGATGCAAGAGCGTATCACATCTACTAACAAAGGATCTATTACATCTGTACAAGCGGTTTACGTACCTGCGGATGATTTAACTGACCCGGCACCAGCAACAACGTTTGCTCACCTTGATGCAACAACTGTATTGTCTCGTAAGATTGCAGAGCTAGGTATTTATCCAGCGGTTGACCCGTTAGATTCTACTTCTCGTATCTTGACACCACAAATTCTTGGTAATGAGCATTATGACTGTGCGCAAAGAGTGAAGGAAATTCTTCAAAAATACAAGCAATTGCAAGATATTATCGCAATTTTAGGTATGGAAGAATTATCTGAAGAAGATAAATTATCAGTTTCTAGAGCACGTCGTGTTCAACGTTTCTTATCTCAACCTTTCCACGTAGCGGAACAGTTTACAGGATTAAAAGGAGTTTTAGTAGATATCAAAGATACTATCAAAGGATTTAACATGATTATTGACGGTGAATTAGATCACTTGCCAGAATCAGCTTTTAACCTTAAAGGTACTATTGAAGAAGCTATCGAAGCTGGAGAAAAAATGTTGGCAGAAGTCTAA
- a CDS encoding F0F1 ATP synthase subunit epsilon, with translation MLLEIVSPEASLFKGEITSISVPGVNGSFQILNNHAPIVSLLQKGTVSFTAPSFKFNKETAGLFSKVNDQNYTLAISSGTIEMKDNKVIVLAD, from the coding sequence ATGTTATTAGAAATTGTATCACCAGAAGCGTCTTTATTCAAAGGAGAAATCACTTCAATATCTGTACCGGGTGTTAACGGAAGTTTTCAAATTTTAAATAATCACGCGCCAATAGTTTCGCTACTTCAAAAGGGGACTGTAAGTTTTACAGCACCAAGTTTTAAGTTTAACAAAGAAACTGCAGGGTTATTCTCGAAAGTAAACGATCAGAATTATACTCTTGCCATTTCTTCAGGAACTATTGAAATGAAAGACAATAAAGTTATTGTCTTAGCAGATTAA
- a CDS encoding helix-turn-helix transcriptional regulator, with the protein MGIIINVDVMLAKRKMRSNELAERIGITTVNLSILKTGKAKAIRFSTLEAICEVLECQPGDIMEYVKDL; encoded by the coding sequence ATGGGCATAATAATCAACGTAGATGTAATGTTAGCCAAACGTAAAATGCGTTCCAACGAATTGGCGGAACGCATAGGAATCACCACAGTCAATCTTTCCATCTTGAAAACCGGAAAAGCAAAAGCGATTCGATTTTCGACTTTGGAGGCCATTTGTGAGGTTTTAGAATGTCAACCTGGTGACATAATGGAATATGTTAAAGATTTATAA